A genomic segment from Rhodothermaceae bacterium encodes:
- the hemE gene encoding uroporphyrinogen decarboxylase encodes MTGRERFLAACHGKAVDCTPIWIMRQAGRYLPDYRALRRQYSMESALTTPAIAAEITLLPLKHFELDAAIIFSDILPPLAGMGLDLSFVPGHGPSIQNPLRTPKAIDMLGVPPAQEAMAPTLEAIKIVRPELDAHNLALIGFAGAPFTMASYAIEGGATRTFAHTKAFMYSEPAAWDRLMAKLSGLTIDYLNAQIRAGVHCVQLFDSWVGALSRYDYERYVKPYSHRVLSTIGEKAPVIHFSTNTGTYLDLIAAAGGHVIGVDWRIPIDEAQRLVQKPIMGNLDPCTLLGPWRELIPHAQDVMQRIAGQPGHIFNLGHGILPETPVENVARLVDYVHSYDHG; translated from the coding sequence ATGACTGGACGTGAGCGATTTCTGGCTGCATGCCATGGGAAGGCGGTCGACTGCACCCCCATCTGGATCATGCGACAGGCTGGCCGATATCTGCCTGACTATCGTGCACTGCGTCGTCAGTATTCGATGGAATCCGCCCTGACTACGCCTGCAATTGCCGCCGAAATTACCCTCCTCCCCTTGAAGCATTTTGAGCTGGATGCGGCAATCATTTTTTCAGATATTCTGCCACCCCTGGCGGGTATGGGGCTTGACCTCTCGTTTGTACCAGGCCATGGCCCCTCCATTCAGAACCCACTTCGAACACCCAAAGCTATCGATATGCTGGGGGTTCCGCCTGCCCAAGAAGCCATGGCCCCGACGCTGGAGGCAATCAAAATCGTCCGTCCTGAGCTGGACGCACATAATCTGGCCCTGATTGGATTCGCAGGTGCCCCTTTCACCATGGCCAGCTATGCGATCGAAGGGGGAGCCACACGCACGTTTGCACACACGAAAGCGTTCATGTACAGCGAGCCCGCGGCCTGGGACCGTCTCATGGCCAAACTCTCCGGCTTGACCATCGACTACCTCAATGCACAAATCCGTGCCGGGGTGCACTGTGTACAGCTCTTTGACTCATGGGTCGGAGCACTCAGCCGGTATGATTATGAGCGCTACGTTAAGCCCTACAGCCATCGTGTGCTTTCAACCATCGGGGAGAAGGCTCCGGTGATTCACTTCAGCACGAATACTGGCACCTATCTGGACTTGATTGCAGCGGCGGGTGGTCACGTGATCGGAGTTGACTGGCGTATCCCCATTGATGAAGCACAACGGCTGGTACAAAAGCCCATCATGGGAAATTTAGACCCCTGCACCCTACTCGGGCCATGGCGCGAGCTGATCCCCCATGCCCAGGATGTGATGCAGCGCATTGCGGGGCAGCCAGGCCATATCTTTAATCTTGGACACGGAATCCTGCCAGAAACGCCGGTTGAAAATGTAGCGCGACTGGTGGACTACGTACACAGCTATGACCATGGTTAA